ATCACAGAACTCTTTtacccttaaaatataaaatatacagtattttaattcaacctaaaataataaatgcgttatttttcattcatttgaaaAACCGTGTTCCCTGCTGACGATGATGACATAAGAGCAATGCACTGAATGCTTTACATTTCCGTGTGCAACACTCTCTGCATGTTACTAATGAAAAGCAAAAAACTGTTTATGTGTTGCACAGTACTTCACATCAGGGAGAATGCATTCCACTCTGGCATGGAGCATCTTCTCCGATATCTTCAGAGATCAATCAGAAACGAATAAAAACGGTCTATTAGGTAGTAAATATTCTCAAACAGGTACGCTAATCGTGCTACCTCAAATCTGGAAAAACTTGGAGTCTGTCCCAAGAATGATGCAAATATGCTACATCATGTGGATGTTTAATGTGCAGACCAGATGACATTTCTGTTGCTTCACTGAGCAGGTTGTTCAGTCACTGCAGTATCAATGTATTTCTGTAACTTTCCCCTCCTCATTAGGCCAAACATGCCTTAATGTCCTCTGTGTGAGCCAAGTAAAGACGTATTTGAGGTCACAAGCTTGTTTACAGCATTACATCCACAGAGCTTTCACAGCATCCAACACTCCACGGAGCAGTCAGGAGAGACGGATCACGAAGAGCAGGACGTCCACGCATACTATCTGTCTACACGATCCTGCTTCCTAATCAGTTTTCACTCTGAGTAAGGTAGGTCACAGATTCAGTAACATCACTGTCAACATTATTAGCATCAATACCAGCAGTTGTGCAAATTCTCGTCTACTCTGATGCCCAGctgttcaaactttttttttttttagctattttttgtttattttttaaaaaacttttttttttttttagaactgtGATCAGTTCCCCTAAATGCCTGCTTTTGCAGCTGTTTAATGTAATTGTGTTATATAGAGGTCAACAACTTTGTTTGAcagcaaaagtttgcatcccccatGGCTTCTGCCTGGACAATGCCTTCTTATTATGCAAATGATCTACTAAAATACTAATCcaagaaattaaatgaatgaatgaatgaatgaaatagaAAATTACATTGAAAAGAAtgacaggaaataaaaagtcaaagtTTTAGAGGATCTGAAAGCTGTAAAATGCTTGTCTTATTGATCTTTTGAATCAGTATAACCCATCTCGAGCACTTCCTTCCCCTGAGGTGGGTTTAGTATTAATTTAAGATGTTATATTAAGAGCACTGTAATGGCAGTAAACTACATTACCCTTAAGCCCCTGCATGTCACATGATCTTAGCACATGAGGACTCACACCTGTTTTGTGGAACCCTTGTCAGCTACCCTATTTAAGCCCTGGGCTGTGTCCGGGATCGCATGCTGTGACAGTACATGCTGGATTCGGTGCAGTATCCTACTGCACGGCTGTtgaatcagtatgtgtgtgtgtgtagcatgaatacaatcccggacataTTACATCCGCAATGTCGGcactgtcatgtgaccttcgacgtcatcataaacacaaaaatcttatagggaccaccagattaaagcaaccacACTAACAAAATccacatcaggaaagttaactgaattagtgatgtaatgtgggcggggttaacaggctgaggtaaactCATTACCGTTAGCTTGGCCAGCTGAGGcgtgatggagatcacaaaaaaatatttcacaagcTGTGagaactgttttcttgtttaaaccttcaacaagttaacaatttattcgggtattgttCGACAAGTCCAGTTTAACCgaggtttaatatttaaaaagagccgacgcgctgtcttccgccatttttttttcctgagctagtccgcaccagtcccgttgcattatgggactTTTGACTTGCGTAGTGTCCACcggttgcatactgcaaaatctcgccAGAAGCAGTACACCatctgggtatttctcgcctactgagaatttggacatactacccctctggtGTACTGCTTTTTGCCTACCGTGTAGTAGGGCAGTATGCCAATTCGGATGCAGCCACGGTCTTTGTATGTTTCAACTTCGGTTGTTGTTGTGCGTATGTAGTCGTGTTGTCGTGTTGTCCACAGCCTTACTCTTAgtctgtctgttttgtttttggtcctgtgtttatgtttatggtTCTTGGATCACGGCTTTAGTTGTTTTCACTTTTCTTAGTAAATCTGCACATGCATccatttgtattttattgtattttacatGATAAAATGGATGTAACAGAATTTTTTGCCACCCAAGAAGCCATTCTGGAAAGAGAGCACCAGAAAATGGAACAAGAGGTGAAAGGATCATGGGTCCCCACCCTCCCTTCCCTACTGCTGATTTCTCTCAGCCTGTCGGTTCAATGGAGGACTCTGCTCAGCCACCCTGCTTgactgaggatgccgctcagcctctctgttcagctgaggacgttgctccacCTCCCCGTTCGGCTGAGAGTGCCACTTTACCTCCACACTCCACCCCGGACGTCACTACGCCAGGCTTCACTTCGAACGTCGCGTCATCTTCTCGCTCCATGGAGGACACCGCTCTTCCCCCCAGCTCCAcggaggatgtcgctctgcctcctTGACCAGTTGAGGATGTCACTGTGCAGCCCTGCTCAGTTGGGGAGGTCGCTTTACAGCTATGCTCCACTGAGTGTGGGCTCCAATCACTTTGCATCGCAGAGGACATCATTACAGATCCTGGCCTTGCCAAGGGCGTTACTCCATCTCCCTGCTCCTCCTTGGACTTGACTATGCCTGGCTCCACGTTGaatgtcgctctgcctccctgctccatTGAGGATGTCGttctgcctccctgctccactGAAGACATCGCTCGTCCCTCTGTCTCCTTGCTGTGTGGAGGACATCGCTCCCCCTTCTTGCTTTATGGAGAATGTTGTTCCCCCCTCTGGCTCCATGGAGGACGTCGCTCCCCCTCTGGCTCCTTAGAGATCGTCGCTCCCCCTATGACTCTGTGGAGCACgttgctcccccctctggctcccTGGAGATCGTCACTCCCCCTATGTTATGGAGGTCATCTCTTTCCCCTCTGGCTCCATGGAGGATGTCGCTACCCCCTCTGGCTCCGTGGAGATCGTCAGTCACCCTATGGCTCCATGGAGGACATCGCTTTCCCCTTTGTCTTCGCAGATGTCACTCCCCCTCTGGCTCCGCCTCGAACTTTGCTCCCCCACTGGCTTTGTGGTGGCGGTCGTTTCACACTCATGCTCTGCCTTGAACCTCACGCCACCTCTCAGACATACAGAGGATATTGCTCCGCCTCATATCCTGAGAGAGGACGTTGTGTCTCCTGCAGTATCTGCGAGGGGTAGCACTCCTGGTAACCCTGATCAGCTTAGAGACATCACCTCGGGCTGTCCAGGACCCCCCATTGAACTTGTTTTCAGGCAACGGGAGCGCACCTTAAAGGGTCTGTCAGGTTAACGCTGAGTGGCactgaactacattacccatatGCCCCTGCATGTCACATGATCTTGACACATGAGTACTCACACCTGTTTTGTAATACCTCTATCTGCTACCCTATTTaacttgtttaatttttttaacttgtTTAATTGTATAATTGTtccttgtttcatttttttaagatTTCAGACTCAAAAAAGAacagtaatattttaaaaaattttatttttaaaatactattactaattaatttgttttgtgCTGGGGCGCACACTTTTGCACTTTAACTGTATTCGTGTGAAATAAAGTGCTGTGTTTTTCAGGATCTCACCTTCCCAGGAAGATGATGGCGGCTGCGCAGGTGTCGGCCCTGAGCCTGACAACATCCTCTGTGGACACAGAGGACTATAGCATTTATGCTAACATGTCTGAGGACCAGCTCCTGCAGATAGCTATCGAGCGAAGTATAGCTGATGCTAATGCTCAACAAAACTATTCTCGCAGACCAAGACTGACGCCACAGTGTTCACATCTCCCACGGTCTCAGAGCATCCCTCCTCCTGCAAACCCACCATCTAATGCATCTGCTAACCCACCGGCTAATCCATCAGCTAACCCACCACTCAGGCTGTCAGCTAGGTTAATCCTCATAACACACTGTTAGCGCTTTTCCACCAAATAATGTGGTATGGAAAATATAATGATCATAGTATGGTCATGATAATAATGCTTGCTGAAGTTTATTTCTCTTTGCTAATATTGTTTTAAGAGGCAACATTCCTTTTTTATCCACAGTAATGTTTCAGTGTCTTTAGAATACCAGATGcttcctattcactatatacatgctcactacatagggtaGTGCACCCTACCTAGCGCACCACTTTGCACAATTGAACAACACTTCAGATTCATCCACAGAAAAAGAACAACACTGCCCAAGTTTACATTGAAACTTCCCTCTATTTCCATGAAGGgtaaaagtaatggcacccttggCTTTATTTGGGTCTtgtctttaatttttttcctctgtacaAGAGGCAAGCAACAGTAGGACATACATTGAGTTGCCTGGTTTCATTTTAATTACTAATCATGTCCATCACTAGTCCACACTCCCACAACCTCTAGAGAAACTTCTACTTTCCTGGGTAGAGTTATGTCAtgaaaaaattatatacatgtaCTCGATTACTCGATAGATGGAAATACAGATAATCAAGGTACGGATAATCCCTGATTCTGACTTCTTAGCATGCTGTCAGGAAGGTGGAAAAGCGTTATTttgaatatgtaatattgttgaagtgttttttaCAGTCCCTTCTCATGATATATCATTATCATCCTTACAATGCTCAAGTATCAGCCAAGATGCTCCATACCAGGACAACCATGAAATGATTGCATGGAAAAGATACAGTGAATGTCTACGGGTTACTATCGAATTGGTCAAGTGAGTGTCTTTGAAATGCAAAACCAAAATTATCACAAATGTGGCTAAAATTAATGCGTTAATTGGTGCAAATTGGGCTTTTTATTTCCAGAGATTTAGACCCTTTTCTAGCAGCGATTTGGAAAGGTGATGCTAAGACTCTAAGTGTGCTAATAAAAACCAAATCCAGAAACCTTTTGGAAGCTAATCAGGAGGGTTGGCTCCCCCTGCACGAGTCTGCTTACTACGGCCATGTTGACTGTCTAAAGATTTTGCTAAGTGGTAAGAAGTCATTTATAGACCATGCCATACCTACTGTACAGTCTTGTGTTTCCTGTGTGGATGTCTATCTGCGACAGCATTTATTTGTGTGATGCTTTTAGCCGAACCAGAGACGATTAACAGATGCACCCCAAAGAACCAAACTCCACTTCTACTGGCCACGAGTCGGCGACATTCAGCCTGTGTCTGTTATCTGTTGGAGAAGGGTGCTGATCCCAACCTGGCAAACAACCAGAGGGAGACTCCACTGTACAAAGGCAAATACgttttaatatgaataaaagCATGATAGCAATAAAACTAGGCGTACATATGAGCAAAGTATGCTGTGAATTTTTTGtgtaacattttgatcttttgtttaaaaaaaagcacaaaaatattctgctctcatggatctcaaacaatttcaaacccaacacaggtttatccaaaaaaaaaaaatcagagacggaggcagtcaggttttcatttaatatctgttgatatttgatggagtccatgatgtcatgtatcctaacaaaatgtccaggtcctctggcagaaaaacagcccaaaacattaaagatcgtcctccatatttaaccgtgggcatgaggaacttttccatacggctacctctctgtgtgctccaaaaccacctctgtgtttattaccaaaaagctctattctggtttcatctgaccgtagaacccgatcccatttgaagttccagtagtgtctgcacactgaagacgctcgagtttgtgtttggatgagagtagaggcttttttcttcaaacccttccaaatagcttgtggtgatgtcggtgacttcagattgtagttttggagactttctgaccccgagacacaactaacttctgcagttctccagctgtgatccttggagatgttttatccacccgaaccgtcctcttcacagtgcgttgagacgatatagacacgcatccaattccaggtcgattcataacatttcccattatgtgaagctcaacaaccttttgtcgcacatcacagctatattgcttaacttacccattgttatgaatgaataaGATAATttatgttacctcatatttatacccctgtgaaacaggaagtcatggttgaacaatttcctgttcctagtcacccatgtgtacaaaaacgtttttaaatatcattgggaatatacttcacatatatttttcacatatgatttcataggggtgccaatacgtGTCCCACACATATATGTgagaaagttgttttttttttttttttttttttttttttttataaacctgtgttggatttgcaattgtttgatatccatgcatatttttgtgaattcttttaacaaaatatcaaaagcttaaacaataaagacaatttttcacagccttctttgctcatgttttCCAAAGGTGACAATATCAGTGGAGGGtgctgtatgtatgtgtgtacaaatatatatatatatatatatatatatatatatatatatatatatatatatagacagacacacGCATATTAAACATTGTAAGCCTGGTTTAAAGTGTGTATCAAAGCAATTGCAGGAATTAAAACTTCTGTTGGGTAAATAAACTTCTGTATATGtaacattattgttttttaCAGCTTGTGAAAAGGGAGCTGAAGAAATTGTCGGCCTTCTATTAAGGCATGGAGCATTCGCAACCAAGTCAACTCTGCAAGGTGTAACCCCACTGCATGAAGCAGTGGCATGCAAAAATGTGGAGATATGCAAGATGCTACTTCAAGCAAAGGCAAAGCTGATGGCTAAAAACATTTATGGCATAGATCCGCTATTTACAGCAGCTCAGTGTGGTTTTGCAGAAGTTCTTAGCTTCCTGCTCATGAAAGGTAGGCATCAAATTAAAAAAGCTTTCTTAAACTGTGACTAAGTTATGGTCATTTGTTACAATCAAAACTAACACTACGTATCCAATTACAAGGTCGTCAACCACGTCAATCTGACAAAGGTTTTATCCAGGAAAAACTTTATACACATTAAACATTACAGAAGTGGTATTTGGTAACAAAATTTGCAAGTGGACACATACTGTTAGAGTTGGCCCATGCTAGTTTCATTGTATTTATTAGGTAAATTTTCCTCTAGGTGCGGACATCAACACTCGGGCTAACGATGGTGCCTCAGCCTTGTTTGAAGCCTCTAAAAATGGCCACAGTGCAGTCGTGGAGATTCTCTTGTCCAGAAAGGCGGATGCTAACAAATCTAACAAAGCTGGACTATTTCCTATTCATGTTGCTGCTAAAAATGGACATGATGGGTTAGTGAAACAAGGTTTATCCTTTTATACATTGGTACTGAATGATCAGGCAAAAGCTTAACTgcatcattttgttttcttcctcaGAATTATTGCGATGCTAATACCAAGAACTAGCAGGGACAAAATAGAGCGCTGTGGCATCAATCCTCTTCATATGGCCGCAGAGTGCAACAGAGACAATGTTCTTGAGATGCTGATAGATGCCGGTTTTAATGTCAACTCCATGATGTCAGAGGATTGGTCCAAAATGTATGAGGATCATCGCAGCACCGCGCTCTACTTTGCCGTGTCCAACAGTAATGTATATGCAGCCACAATGCTCCTGGAGGCTGGAGCCAACACAAACCTGGACACCTTCAATCCTCTACTTGTTGCTCTGAGGAAGAACTGCATGGAAATGGTTGAGCTTCTGGTCAACTATGGTGCGAATATTAACTCCATTCTCCAAACTCACCCCACTGACTTCCCAGCTGCTTTGATTTTTTGCTTGAATTACTTGCCAATGTTTAAGTACCTCATGGATAATGGATGTGATGCCCTATCGTGTTTTAAGTGCAAATATGGCAGCCATCCTCACCCACCCATAAAATCCAGCAGAGACGGAAGAGACAGGCTATATTACATCAGCGAAGAAAATTCAGAAAGCGTACAGGTAAATCTTAGGAAAAAATGTTGGGGAACCCCAAGGGTACATCCTTGGTATTTTAAATTGGTATCTTTTACCTGAATGTTGGATACATTTGAGACTAACTTTAAGGTACAGTAGTGTTCCTCAATATCTATTCATCTACATTACATTGGTTGTAAAGTTCACTACATTATCATTCCCAGTAAAACATAAACAACTTAAGGTCCAAAGGATGTACCCAAACTGTTTTATTCTTCAGTAATTTCCAGAGGAATTTACACTCTTCCTTTGTGTATCTAGACCTTTGCCACAGTGAATTGGCTTCTGTACTTCAGTGAGGGATGTCACTAGGATCTTAATGTGTAATGCTCCCAGTAGGAACACAATTAGTGAAAAGGTCTGAGGAGAAAGGTCAGACAAAGAGTGATCCTAATGACCCCCACGAAAGGTACAAAAGAATGTACCCTGCTTTGATTCGGGTTACCCATTTCTTGAGCCAGGCCTGGGGGTGGTGTTCACAGGGCAAGCATCTGGTGACCAGGCCACCCACACAACCTGGTTAGTCTCAGCTTTGTGGGCTCACCCCCTGCATGAATGGTGGGGGTCAGGTGCAATGCCAGCAGGGCCGTTTCTAGGCATAGGCGCACTAGGTGGTCGCCTAGGGCGCCACCAGTCAGGTCCCCCTGTGACTCACCTACCCACCCACAAGAAACAGAGTCCAAGGGCATAACCTGGAATGGGCATTCGGGTATGTAGTCTCGGAGAtgttttctttagccctgaataattttccacttggagcagtttgtcactacgtaactgaagaTCTGTAAAAGAAGAaggcggtgttgtaattttgtatcttcagtgaaaggAGTCAAGCTCAATCAGGTGGAAATACTTGTGttttattggctgacagtctcaattctgccaaatgctagctcacagtcagttagtgtgagggggaaaatggatatacataatgtattattattattattattattattattattattatcattattattattattattattattaaccagtaaagggttgaaactgaaacactaacatcctctcatgctgatcAGTAAAACAAGGTATGCAAATGtctgagttccagtttatgtgaacatgatatgtgTAGAGCATTAGGACAGATAACgtactctgcatggcactgtagcagctaaacccattcAATGATAGCTCAGTTGTGCCTCTGCTTGGCTAGCGaaaccaaactagcctagtcttgtGTTAGATAACTAaaaagttttagattttatcaGTTTAGATTTTATCGAACTAGAGAATTGACCATTGTTTTTCTCATGTTTAACTACCTGTACCATTGAGGTGGGAATTGTGGTTCATATCAAGTCGATCCATCAGTAAGGTTTGTACAACCAGATTCTGAAAGtgtagacagtcactttgagtAGTTAGCTGTTCTCAACTCTCATTCATAAAATTGTCATTGTATTATGGGTTTTGAGGATTTTCCATCATGTAATAATGGAAATAGGTATATCAGTACCTGATATGAAGCTGGTTTCAGACAAGCGAGTGGCTGGATTATTCATGTGTAGATTATATGGTCAATCAAATTTAAAACCTTCCTTCTCCAGTTTTCATATTTTGTAAGCAATTAACCCTCAAacgcaagaaaaaaaatgcatggagacAATCTATTTAGACATACATGCAATAGGAATCTCGCCTAGGGTGCCAAAATGGCCATAAATGGCCTTGAATGCGAGCCAGGCAACAGGTATGTAATGGACAGTCTTA
The sequence above is drawn from the Ictalurus punctatus breed USDA103 chromosome 25, Coco_2.0, whole genome shotgun sequence genome and encodes:
- the LOC108258099 gene encoding ankyrin repeat and SOCS box protein 2 isoform X1, translating into MMAAAQVSALSLTTSSVDTEDYSIYANMSEDQLLQIAIERSIADANAQQNYSRRPRLTPQCSHLPRSQSIPPPANPPSNASANPPANPSANPPLRLSASISQDAPYQDNHEMIAWKRYSECLRVTIELVKDLDPFLAAIWKGDAKTLSVLIKTKSRNLLEANQEGWLPLHESAYYGHVDCLKILLSAEPETINRCTPKNQTPLLLATSRRHSACVCYLLEKGADPNLANNQRETPLYKACEKGAEEIVGLLLRHGAFATKSTLQGVTPLHEAVACKNVEICKMLLQAKAKLMAKNIYGIDPLFTAAQCGFAEVLSFLLMKGADINTRANDGASALFEASKNGHSAVVEILLSRKADANKSNKAGLFPIHVAAKNGHDGIIAMLIPRTSRDKIERCGINPLHMAAECNRDNVLEMLIDAGFNVNSMMSEDWSKMYEDHRSTALYFAVSNSNVYAATMLLEAGANTNLDTFNPLLVALRKNCMEMVELLVNYGANINSILQTHPTDFPAALIFCLNYLPMFKYLMDNGCDALSCFKCKYGSHPHPPIKSSRDGRDRLYYISEENSESVQFCEVISRPSVSSWAGPIIDILLDYVGHVNLCSRLTGHLDSYSEWAEIKDKATPPRPLMQLCRVKIRQQLGNQRLRQMNNLPLPGRLIKFLRHERE
- the LOC108258099 gene encoding ankyrin repeat and SOCS box protein 2 isoform X2, coding for MMAAAQVSALSLTTSSVDTEDYSIYANMSEDQLLQIAIERSIADANAQQNYSRRPRLTPQCSHLPRSQSIPPPANPPSNASANPPANPSANPPLRLSASISQDAPYQDNHEMIAWKRYSECLRVTIELVKDLDPFLAAIWKGDAKTLSVLIKTKSRNLLEANQEGWLPLHESAYYGHVDCLKILLSAEPETINRCTPKNQTPLLLATSRRHSACVCYLLEKGADPNLANNQRETPLYKACEKGAEEIVGLLLRHGAFATKSTLQGVTPLHEAVACKNVEICKMLLQAKAKLMAKNIYGIDPLFTAAQCGFAEVLSFLLMKGADINTRANDGASALFEASKNGHSAVVEILLSRKADANKSNKAGLFPIHVAAKNGHDGIIAMLIPRTSRDKIERCGINPLHMAAECNRDNVLEMLIDAGFNVNSMMSEDWSKMYEDHRSTALYFAVSNSNVYAATMLLEAGANTNLDTFNPLLVALRKNCMEMVELLVNYGANINSILQTHPTDFPAALIFCLNYLPMFKYLMDNGCDALSCFKCKYGSHPHPPIKSSRDGRDRLYYISEENSESVQFCEVISRPSVSSWAGPIIDILLDYVGHVNLCSRLTGHLDSYSEWAEIKDKARANQRTGKKPNMGEHTQNSTRTWLTLGRHCL